Proteins co-encoded in one Balneolaceae bacterium genomic window:
- a CDS encoding peptidoglycan DD-metalloendopeptidase family protein, with product MSKKLFALIFLFCVSIFLIIKWSSNTIYFPEKESVTIQNLSEIPPAPEVDEYGVKTADLEILDDKINRNESLYIILNRQGVSPEKIHEIQQEAKGIVRLNRMIPGQKYRLYRDDSGVFAFVWHQSATEYTTFNWKDGVTIENGSIPVETVVRTVSGTIQSSLASSLMEQEVSQRLVVELANIYAWTVDFYALQMGDQFKAVYEDRYVNGEYIGIGKVRAAEFIHRGKELRAYYYNYGEDSGYYDPEGNSMRREMMRVPFEYNPRISSSFSRNRYHPILKRNRPHYGTDYAAPSGTPILAAGDGVVTEAQRRGGNGNIVQIKHNSVYKTAYLHMSRFARGIRAGSSVRQGQVIGYVGQTGLATGPHLCYRLYKHGSPVNSVTYDFPPSEGLQDVYMEEFKMKAKRLDNMLDSVSESDDLAMIN from the coding sequence ATGTCGAAAAAACTTTTTGCTCTCATTTTTCTTTTTTGTGTATCAATCTTCTTGATCATAAAATGGAGCAGTAATACAATATACTTTCCTGAAAAAGAATCCGTAACAATTCAAAATCTCAGTGAGATACCTCCTGCACCGGAAGTTGATGAATATGGTGTAAAAACCGCTGATCTTGAAATTTTGGATGATAAAATCAACCGAAATGAGTCTCTCTATATCATTTTAAACAGACAGGGAGTATCACCGGAGAAAATTCACGAAATTCAGCAGGAGGCGAAAGGTATTGTCAGGCTCAACCGAATGATTCCCGGTCAGAAATATCGATTATACAGAGATGATTCGGGAGTATTTGCATTTGTATGGCATCAATCGGCCACAGAGTATACAACCTTTAATTGGAAGGATGGTGTTACAATTGAAAATGGCTCTATTCCTGTAGAAACAGTGGTTCGAACAGTAAGCGGAACCATTCAAAGTTCATTGGCCAGCTCTTTGATGGAACAAGAGGTTTCGCAACGATTGGTAGTAGAACTGGCGAATATTTATGCCTGGACGGTTGATTTCTACGCACTTCAAATGGGAGATCAGTTTAAGGCCGTGTATGAAGATCGTTATGTGAACGGTGAATATATCGGGATAGGAAAAGTTCGTGCAGCAGAATTTATCCACCGGGGAAAGGAGCTGCGGGCCTATTATTATAATTACGGAGAAGACAGCGGATATTATGATCCGGAGGGGAACAGCATGCGCCGTGAAATGATGCGTGTGCCTTTTGAATATAATCCGAGAATCAGTTCAAGCTTTTCAAGAAATCGTTATCATCCTATTCTTAAACGCAACCGGCCTCATTATGGAACGGACTACGCTGCTCCCTCAGGCACTCCAATTTTAGCTGCAGGTGATGGTGTTGTAACGGAAGCTCAGCGAAGGGGCGGGAACGGAAATATTGTTCAAATTAAACACAATAGTGTTTACAAAACGGCCTATTTACATATGAGCCGGTTTGCGAGAGGAATACGTGCTGGTTCATCGGTCAGGCAAGGGCAAGTGATTGGATATGTGGGGCAAACTGGTTTGGCAACAGGTCCTCATCTCTGCTACAGGCTCTATAAACACGGATCTCCTGTAAATTCTGTAACGTATGATTTTCCACCGTCTGAAGGACTTCAGGATGTCTACATGGAGGAGTTTAAAATGAAAGCAAAGCGTTTAGACAATATGCTCGATTCCGTTTCAGAATCGGATGATCTGGCGATGATAAATTAA
- a CDS encoding VWA domain-containing protein, translating to MTWANPEFFWLLILIPIYIGYKVWFVLTKNDPSLTFSSTNFLKDLPGNYRAYLLWLTPILYIAAYSLFVVALARPQLENSTVERNAEGIDIIMSIDISSSMLAEDISPNRLSAAKSVASDFIKERISDRIGINVFARESFTVVPPTLDHDLVNNMLETIDVGTVRDGTAIGMGIATSINRLRDSEAESKVIILLTDGMNNAGEIDPITAGEMAATFGIRIYTLGIGTRGTAPYPVDDPVFGRRYQNVEVNIDEEMLTQVANQTGGQYYRATDLQELIAIYDEIDRLEQSEIEEIIYIDREDLYPWYLGSGLLLLLVGFLNERFYTRSPLFYS from the coding sequence ATGACCTGGGCAAATCCTGAATTTTTTTGGCTGTTGATTTTAATCCCGATCTACATTGGGTATAAGGTTTGGTTTGTACTTACAAAAAATGATCCGTCTCTCACCTTTTCATCGACCAATTTTTTAAAAGATCTTCCGGGAAACTATCGCGCTTATCTTTTGTGGTTAACGCCAATTCTTTACATCGCAGCATATTCCCTGTTTGTGGTGGCTTTGGCTCGTCCGCAGTTAGAAAACTCTACCGTTGAGAGAAATGCCGAGGGTATTGATATCATAATGAGTATCGATATTTCATCGTCTATGCTTGCTGAGGATATTTCTCCAAACCGTTTATCAGCGGCAAAATCTGTTGCATCTGATTTTATCAAGGAGCGAATTTCAGACAGAATTGGCATTAATGTTTTTGCCCGGGAAAGTTTTACGGTAGTTCCGCCAACTCTCGATCATGACCTGGTTAATAATATGCTTGAAACCATTGACGTAGGAACTGTTCGGGACGGTACAGCTATAGGCATGGGCATTGCCACGTCAATCAACAGGCTGAGGGACAGTGAGGCTGAAAGTAAGGTCATCATCCTGCTGACGGATGGTATGAACAACGCCGGGGAGATCGATCCGATTACAGCCGGGGAGATGGCAGCCACGTTTGGAATAAGAATTTATACGCTCGGTATCGGAACAAGGGGAACAGCCCCCTACCCTGTTGATGACCCGGTTTTTGGCCGGCGATATCAAAATGTGGAGGTAAATATTGATGAAGAGATGCTTACCCAAGTGGCCAATCAAACCGGCGGACAGTATTACAGGGCAACAGATCTGCAAGAACTAATTGCAATCTACGATGAAATTGACAGACTCGAACAATCAGAAATTGAAGAGATTATATATATCGACCGTGAAGATCTGTACCCCTGGTATCTTGGATCCGGACTCCTGCTTTTATTAGTAGGTTTTTTAAATGAACGATTCTATACACGGTCTCCATTATTCTACTCCTGA
- a CDS encoding DUF58 domain-containing protein: protein MISKEILSKIRKLEIHTKGLVNNIFSGEYQSAFKGRGMEFSEVRKYTFGDDVRQIDWNVTARSSEPYIKVFEEEREQTLMLCVDISPSGFFGSHSQTKMELAIEICAVLAFSAIKNGDKVGLVLFTDQIEKVVPPKKGRTHVLRLIRELYTTEPEGTSTNIAEALSYVNRLLNRRAILVLASDFQDQNFEKQHRITTQKHDLVNLVINDKLEEDLPDIGIVPFRDAETGKESLVDTSSKKVREAYRERVRERKKSLQEYFLKNKMDSIDVYTNRSYIKPLINFFQRRISRF from the coding sequence ATGATTTCAAAAGAAATATTATCGAAAATCCGCAAGCTCGAAATTCACACCAAAGGATTGGTGAATAATATATTCAGCGGCGAATACCAATCGGCTTTTAAGGGGCGAGGAATGGAATTTTCGGAAGTTCGTAAATATACATTTGGTGATGATGTACGCCAGATCGACTGGAATGTAACCGCCCGAAGTTCGGAACCCTATATTAAAGTGTTTGAGGAGGAGCGAGAGCAAACCCTGATGCTCTGTGTGGATATCTCACCCAGTGGATTTTTTGGCAGCCATTCTCAAACTAAAATGGAATTAGCCATTGAAATCTGTGCGGTATTGGCGTTCAGTGCCATCAAAAATGGCGATAAAGTTGGTTTGGTTCTTTTTACGGATCAAATAGAAAAAGTGGTTCCGCCCAAAAAGGGGCGTACTCATGTTCTTCGGCTGATTCGTGAATTGTATACAACCGAACCTGAAGGAACCTCAACGAACATTGCCGAGGCTCTTTCATATGTTAACAGGTTACTCAATCGCCGGGCAATCCTGGTACTGGCTTCCGATTTCCAGGATCAAAACTTCGAGAAACAGCACAGAATTACCACTCAAAAACACGATCTTGTGAACCTGGTAATTAATGATAAGCTTGAAGAAGATCTTCCGGATATTGGTATTGTTCCATTCAGAGATGCAGAAACGGGTAAAGAATCGCTCGTGGATACCTCCAGCAAAAAAGTACGTGAAGCATACAGAGAGAGAGTTCGGGAGAGAAAAAAATCGCTTCAGGAATACTTCCTTAAAAACAAGATGGATTCCATCGATGTGTACACAAACAGATCTTACATCAAGCCGCTTATCAACTTTTTCCAGCGACGAATCAGCAGATTTTAA
- a CDS encoding L-threonylcarbamoyladenylate synthase, whose product MTLKKAAELINKGETVAIPTETVYGLAADAFNVNAIKKIFDQKERPADNPLIVHISELEQLKNLVIEIPDDLQKLADHFWPGPISMVLKKKNSVPDIVTGGLDTVAVRMPDHSLTLSLIKQTGPLTAPSANKSGRPSPTNPKHIVEDFGPDLPILDGGSSKLGLESTVLDLSSDSITILRPGFIDAKMIEKVLGKKVNMLDATDKTSGKKSPGTRFTHYKPRASVRWLDHPISEINNSESYILLHSNEIESSNLNNIYSYNKDYSSLARDLYDHFRTADHLGCKTIFIEPFEEDKIHHIIPALKDRIERAVSS is encoded by the coding sequence GTGACTCTCAAAAAAGCTGCGGAATTAATCAATAAAGGAGAGACCGTTGCAATCCCTACCGAAACTGTCTACGGGCTGGCTGCCGATGCGTTTAATGTAAACGCCATAAAAAAAATATTTGACCAAAAAGAGCGCCCTGCTGACAATCCCTTAATTGTTCACATCTCTGAGTTGGAACAGTTGAAAAATCTCGTTATTGAAATTCCGGATGACCTGCAGAAACTGGCCGATCATTTTTGGCCGGGACCCATAAGCATGGTTCTGAAAAAGAAAAACAGCGTTCCCGATATCGTTACCGGCGGCTTAGATACAGTAGCTGTGCGTATGCCGGATCATTCATTGACACTCTCTCTCATCAAACAAACCGGCCCGTTAACGGCTCCGAGTGCTAATAAATCAGGCAGACCCAGTCCAACAAACCCCAAACATATCGTTGAGGATTTTGGGCCGGACCTGCCTATTCTTGATGGTGGCTCATCCAAACTGGGGCTGGAATCCACTGTACTTGATTTAAGCAGTGATTCAATAACGATTTTGCGTCCCGGATTTATCGATGCAAAAATGATTGAAAAGGTGCTTGGAAAAAAAGTAAATATGTTAGATGCGACTGATAAAACTTCAGGTAAGAAAAGTCCCGGTACCCGATTCACGCATTATAAACCCAGGGCATCGGTGCGTTGGTTAGATCATCCCATTTCAGAAATCAATAATTCAGAGAGTTATATTCTTCTCCATTCTAACGAGATTGAATCATCCAATCTTAATAATATTTACTCGTACAATAAGGATTATTCATCCCTTGCCCGAGATCTATATGATCATTTTCGAACGGCCGATCATCTTGGTTGTAAAACGATCTTTATTGAACCGTTTGAAGAAGATAAAATTCACCATATAATCCCCGCTCTCAAAGACAGGATTGAACGGGCTGTAAGCTCCTGA
- the ald gene encoding alanine dehydrogenase: MVIGVPKEIKSQENRVSIQPAGVLQLKRQGHKVLIEKDAGLGSGFTNAMYKERGAEIVGDVEEVWEQSEMIMKVKEPIAVEYPRMREGQIIFTYFHFAASRELTEAVKDSGVVAIAYETVEKEDGSLPLLIPMSEVAGRMAAQEGGKYLEKSSGGRGILMGGIPGVQAANVIVLGGGIVGVNAAKIAAGMGANTTILDINVQKLRYLDDVMPKNVRTLFSTEGNIRNLLGNTDLIIGAVLIPGAKAPYLIRKDMLGLMRPGTVMVDVAIDQGGCFETSKPTTHDDPIYIIDDVVHYCVANMPGAVPYTSTMGLTNVTLPYAVQIANKGWKQALSDDSELRKGLNIVDGKVVYEDVAEAFDMSYTPVEELL, encoded by the coding sequence ATGGTTATTGGAGTTCCAAAAGAGATCAAATCACAAGAAAACAGGGTGTCAATTCAACCGGCGGGTGTTCTTCAATTGAAGAGGCAAGGCCACAAAGTTTTGATTGAAAAAGATGCAGGGCTTGGCAGCGGATTTACTAACGCGATGTACAAAGAGAGAGGAGCAGAAATAGTAGGTGATGTTGAAGAAGTCTGGGAACAGTCGGAGATGATTATGAAAGTGAAAGAACCGATTGCTGTTGAATATCCCAGGATGAGAGAGGGACAGATCATCTTTACCTATTTTCATTTTGCCGCGAGCCGGGAATTGACCGAAGCTGTAAAGGATTCCGGAGTGGTTGCTATTGCGTACGAAACAGTAGAGAAGGAAGATGGCTCACTTCCTCTTTTGATTCCTATGAGTGAGGTGGCCGGACGAATGGCAGCGCAGGAAGGTGGCAAGTATCTTGAAAAATCAAGTGGAGGAAGAGGGATTCTGATGGGGGGAATTCCAGGTGTACAGGCGGCTAATGTAATTGTTCTTGGTGGCGGAATTGTAGGAGTAAACGCGGCAAAAATTGCAGCGGGCATGGGAGCCAATACAACCATTTTGGATATCAACGTTCAAAAACTTCGGTACCTGGATGATGTGATGCCCAAAAACGTCCGAACACTCTTCTCTACAGAAGGAAATATTCGAAATCTACTTGGAAATACCGATTTGATTATTGGTGCCGTTCTTATTCCGGGCGCAAAAGCTCCATATTTGATTCGAAAAGATATGCTTGGACTGATGAGACCCGGAACAGTTATGGTGGATGTGGCCATTGACCAGGGTGGCTGCTTTGAAACATCCAAACCCACAACTCATGATGATCCGATCTATATTATCGATGATGTTGTTCATTACTGTGTGGCAAATATGCCGGGTGCAGTTCCATATACATCAACAATGGGGCTGACAAATGTTACGCTGCCGTATGCTGTACAGATCGCGAATAAAGGCTGGAAACAAGCGCTGAGCGATGATTCTGAACTTCGAAAAGGTCTGAATATAGTAGATGGAAAAGTTGTGTACGAAGACGTTGCAGAAGCGTTTGATATGAGCTACACGCCTGTTGAGGAGCTCCTGTAA
- a CDS encoding citrate/2-methylcitrate synthase, whose product MAEQNLDNIDLEQYPHINKGLAGIVAFSTTKSFIDGQSGDLIYAGYHIDTLAENATFEEVCFLLWNDRLPNQEELDELHKNFRSERELPEPVLDYIKNTRKDAEPMAVLRTAVSMLADFQEDSNDTEHAIAVTAQIPTIIAAFDRVRNGKDIVPPLDEGSTAFNFLYMLNGEKPGQAAEKTMNLCLVLHAEHGMNASTFTCRTICATESDMFSAVTGAIGALKGPLHGGANTAVMNMLLDLKETKGKDADPVAFTKEKLNKKEKIMGFGHRVYKTFDPRAVHLRKMSKELSEETGHEYLYEWSEAMVKTMKEDKNIDPNVDFFSASVYYSIGIQPDLYTCIFTMSRISGWTAHFFEQKANNRLIRPRALYVGEKNLDWVPVEER is encoded by the coding sequence ATGGCGGAGCAAAACTTAGATAATATTGACCTGGAACAATACCCTCATATAAATAAAGGACTTGCAGGTATTGTTGCCTTCTCAACAACAAAAAGTTTTATTGACGGGCAGTCGGGCGACCTTATTTATGCCGGGTATCATATTGATACACTTGCAGAAAATGCCACCTTTGAGGAAGTCTGTTTCCTGCTTTGGAATGATCGACTTCCTAATCAAGAAGAGTTAGACGAGTTGCACAAAAATTTTCGAAGTGAAAGAGAGTTGCCTGAGCCGGTACTGGATTATATTAAAAACACAAGAAAAGATGCCGAACCGATGGCAGTTCTCAGAACGGCGGTTTCCATGCTTGCGGATTTCCAGGAAGATTCCAACGATACTGAACATGCAATAGCGGTGACCGCTCAAATTCCAACAATTATTGCCGCTTTTGATCGCGTTCGGAATGGGAAAGATATTGTACCGCCTCTTGATGAGGGAAGTACAGCTTTTAACTTTCTCTATATGCTGAATGGAGAAAAACCGGGGCAGGCCGCTGAGAAAACAATGAATCTCTGTTTAGTGCTTCATGCTGAACACGGGATGAACGCTTCCACCTTTACCTGCCGAACGATCTGCGCTACAGAATCGGATATGTTCTCTGCCGTGACCGGTGCTATTGGAGCACTAAAAGGCCCTCTGCACGGAGGAGCCAACACTGCCGTTATGAACATGCTGCTCGACCTGAAAGAAACCAAAGGTAAAGACGCTGATCCTGTTGCTTTCACGAAAGAGAAACTCAACAAGAAAGAGAAGATCATGGGCTTTGGCCACAGGGTGTACAAAACCTTTGACCCGCGTGCTGTTCACCTTCGAAAAATGTCGAAAGAACTTTCTGAAGAAACCGGACACGAGTATCTCTACGAGTGGTCTGAAGCGATGGTAAAAACGATGAAAGAAGACAAAAATATTGACCCGAATGTAGATTTCTTCTCAGCCTCCGTGTACTACTCCATTGGAATTCAGCCGGATCTTTACACCTGTATATTTACGATGAGCCGAATTTCCGGTTGGACAGCTCACTTCTTTGAGCAAAAAGCCAACAACCGATTGATTCGGCCAAGAGCTCTTTATGTAGGTGAGAAAAATTTGGATTGGGTACCGGTTGAAGAGAGGTAA
- a CDS encoding glycosyltransferase family 2 protein — MALQIITWLLFFALFYLLVTSLIFIRNRFELTPLSASPASGDKSKVSVCIPARNEEETVGNLLSSLENQTWLNYDVHVLDDQSTDRTFEIADSYQKKYPDRFFVRRGKEKPDDWLGKPWACHQLAKKSDGELLVFLDADTEVEPHFLEHTVYSMNHYRLDMLTVWPRQKLVTFWEQTVIPVIFYTLFTLLPSIYVYRNPRWMPKKLRKKMAPKFAAACGQCLAFRRNIYEKIGGHKSVKTEVVEDVELAKIIKKNGYTLRMFNGIGSIACRMYHNGKEIFEGLRKNFLLGFNNNIPLFIASGLLHLIVFVLPFVTFFISFFIFDPAVFFLSVACISVILLERLTLSLWYQINPLFAFTHPLAVFWFQVLAIVKIRDYYSGRTTSWKGREV, encoded by the coding sequence ATGGCATTACAAATAATAACCTGGCTTCTCTTTTTCGCTTTATTTTATCTGCTTGTTACTTCATTGATTTTTATTCGAAATCGGTTTGAACTGACGCCACTCTCAGCATCTCCAGCATCCGGCGATAAATCTAAGGTTTCTGTCTGTATTCCCGCCAGAAATGAAGAGGAAACCGTTGGGAACTTACTCTCATCTCTCGAAAATCAAACATGGTTAAATTATGATGTACATGTTTTGGATGATCAATCCACAGACCGGACGTTCGAAATTGCTGACTCTTATCAAAAAAAGTATCCTGATAGATTTTTCGTCCGCCGCGGTAAAGAGAAACCCGATGATTGGCTGGGTAAACCCTGGGCTTGTCATCAGTTGGCAAAAAAGTCAGACGGAGAGCTTCTTGTATTCCTCGATGCCGACACTGAGGTAGAACCACATTTCCTGGAACATACAGTGTATTCAATGAATCACTACAGATTGGATATGCTCACAGTGTGGCCCCGTCAAAAACTGGTTACATTTTGGGAACAGACCGTAATACCAGTCATATTTTATACACTGTTTACCCTTCTTCCCTCTATTTATGTATACCGAAACCCGCGCTGGATGCCAAAAAAGCTTAGAAAAAAAATGGCACCTAAATTTGCAGCCGCTTGCGGACAATGTCTTGCCTTCAGGCGTAATATTTATGAAAAAATAGGCGGTCATAAATCTGTAAAAACAGAAGTCGTTGAAGATGTTGAACTCGCAAAAATCATCAAGAAGAATGGGTACACCTTACGTATGTTCAACGGTATCGGCTCCATCGCCTGCCGGATGTACCACAACGGAAAGGAAATTTTTGAAGGACTGAGAAAAAACTTTCTATTGGGATTCAATAACAACATTCCCTTATTCATTGCATCAGGTCTTCTGCATTTGATAGTTTTTGTACTCCCCTTTGTTACATTTTTCATATCGTTCTTTATTTTCGATCCGGCTGTTTTTTTCCTCTCTGTAGCATGTATCTCTGTTATTCTTTTAGAAAGATTAACCCTTTCACTTTGGTATCAAATAAATCCATTATTTGCATTTACACACCCATTGGCTGTTTTTTGGTTTCAAGTGTTGGCAATTGTAAAAATCAGGGATTATTATAGTGGCAGAACAACTTCCTGGAAAGGACGAGAGGTATAA
- the mfd gene encoding transcription-repair coupling factor, whose product MIKQVTSAIQQNMGINSSKIAERLQQKSILEWKGFTGSSANFLLSDLQTEENTVLYIAKDFEKAASVASDFEEMGVSNIYLFPPTRNKPYDEEKVVDMSIMVQRSEVLEMLNEKPSLTIIASVDAITEKLVPANQFYESSIHLQKGDEYPPNELSEKLADQGYRATRFVDAPGEYAIRGGIFDVFPFSGEYPVRLEFFGDEIDSLREFDPDSQRSISFLNETRLVPNASSSETGEKDSLMSYLPVNTFIAAEDSDLIREEIQEHFEKATEIYESIDQETHSKPSSEYLTVDEWDHTVQNFGMILLGSFNKNIQADETITLNASPHPSFNGSFKLLREFIAGQTQKQVHTYILTDHDNQKDRFENILGEPGDDFQYSVLIQNLQEGFLLPENKLAILTDHQIFNRYHRPRIKRKRVRGGISFKELKDLNIGDYVVHVDYGIGKFAGFKKIKVRGAVQEAAVLRYKEDSILYVNVSSLHKLQKYSGKEGKVPRITKLGSGEWARKKASTKKKVKDIAKDLIELYAKRKAQDAFEFSADNAWQTEMEARFEFEETPDQMDAINAVKNDMESSQPMDRLICGDVGFGKTEVAIRAAFKAVMDQKQVAVLVPTTILADQHFKTFSKRMEEFPVNVEVISRFRTRAEQKQIIKDLKEGKTDILIGTHRIVSKDVKFKNLGLMVIDEEQRFGVSVKEKLKEFRATVDVLTLTATPIPRTLQFSLMGARDLSIINTPPQNRQPVYTEIHSFDESLIRDAIGQEVSRGGQIFFIHNRVKNIEEVAGMIRELVPDIRVRFAHGQMSGKKLEKIIQDFYLNKFDVLVSTNIVENGIDISNANTMIINNANNFGLSELHQLRGRVGRSNRKAYCYLITPPVNTLSPEARKRLTALEEFSDLGSGFNIAMRDLDIRGAGDILGAEQSGYISDIGFELYTKILDDAVRELKETEYSALFKNEEKQVDYPDTKVEFDLSAYLKNSYVQDSVERLNLYRKLSEVENLEQIDEWKDELEDRFGEVPDSGLNLMKAAKIKLLASRLFFKKVTVRSDRMWLLCPKNKSNLGEHFYDEGHFQNTMKKIQSLESYPYQVVQKNDAVTFVISNIADVDEAIEYLKTLRNTKVAETEPA is encoded by the coding sequence ATGATTAAACAGGTAACATCCGCAATTCAGCAAAATATGGGGATAAACTCCTCAAAAATAGCTGAACGATTACAACAGAAAAGTATCCTTGAATGGAAGGGGTTTACCGGGTCTTCAGCAAATTTCCTTCTTTCCGATCTTCAAACAGAAGAAAATACAGTTCTGTATATTGCAAAAGATTTTGAAAAAGCCGCATCCGTTGCGTCCGATTTTGAAGAGATGGGAGTCTCGAATATCTACCTGTTTCCACCCACCAGAAATAAGCCTTACGATGAGGAAAAAGTGGTGGATATGTCGATTATGGTTCAGCGTTCAGAAGTACTGGAAATGCTGAATGAAAAACCTTCATTAACGATCATTGCATCGGTCGATGCGATTACGGAGAAACTTGTTCCCGCAAATCAGTTTTACGAGTCGTCCATTCATCTTCAGAAAGGCGATGAATATCCGCCAAACGAACTTTCCGAAAAGCTTGCGGATCAGGGGTATCGAGCGACCCGGTTTGTGGATGCTCCCGGTGAATATGCAATCCGCGGGGGTATATTTGATGTATTTCCGTTTTCGGGTGAATATCCCGTTCGGCTTGAGTTTTTTGGTGATGAGATCGACTCACTTCGAGAGTTTGATCCCGATTCCCAGCGTTCGATCTCTTTCCTGAATGAAACCCGGCTGGTTCCAAATGCATCTTCTTCTGAAACTGGTGAGAAAGACAGCCTGATGTCGTATCTGCCGGTAAATACATTTATTGCAGCAGAAGATTCTGACCTGATTCGTGAAGAGATCCAGGAACATTTTGAGAAGGCAACTGAAATTTATGAGAGCATTGATCAAGAAACGCATTCAAAGCCATCATCTGAATATCTGACGGTTGATGAATGGGATCATACTGTCCAGAATTTTGGCATGATTCTGCTTGGATCATTTAATAAAAATATTCAGGCCGACGAAACGATCACGTTAAATGCGTCACCTCACCCTTCATTCAATGGAAGTTTCAAGCTGCTTCGGGAGTTTATAGCCGGGCAAACACAAAAACAAGTTCATACATACATTCTCACTGATCATGATAATCAGAAAGACCGGTTTGAAAATATTTTAGGTGAACCGGGAGATGATTTTCAATACAGTGTACTTATTCAGAATCTCCAGGAAGGGTTTCTGCTTCCTGAGAATAAACTTGCCATTCTCACTGATCACCAGATTTTTAATCGGTATCACCGGCCTCGAATCAAACGAAAACGAGTACGCGGCGGTATCTCTTTTAAGGAGCTAAAAGACCTGAATATTGGCGATTATGTTGTCCACGTTGATTACGGTATCGGTAAATTTGCGGGATTCAAAAAGATTAAAGTTCGCGGTGCCGTACAGGAAGCTGCCGTTCTGAGATACAAGGAAGATTCTATTCTTTATGTAAATGTTTCCAGCCTGCACAAGCTTCAGAAATATTCCGGTAAGGAAGGCAAAGTTCCCCGCATCACAAAACTTGGTTCTGGCGAATGGGCCCGCAAAAAGGCCAGTACGAAGAAGAAAGTAAAAGATATTGCGAAAGATCTGATTGAACTCTATGCCAAAAGAAAGGCACAAGATGCTTTTGAATTTTCTGCTGATAACGCCTGGCAAACCGAGATGGAGGCGCGTTTTGAATTCGAGGAAACACCCGATCAGATGGACGCTATCAATGCTGTAAAAAATGATATGGAATCTTCACAGCCGATGGATCGCCTGATCTGCGGCGACGTTGGATTTGGCAAAACAGAGGTTGCCATCCGCGCCGCTTTTAAAGCGGTAATGGATCAGAAACAGGTAGCCGTACTGGTTCCCACAACTATTTTGGCCGATCAGCACTTCAAAACATTCAGCAAACGAATGGAGGAGTTTCCGGTTAACGTAGAAGTCATATCGAGATTCAGAACCAGGGCCGAACAGAAGCAGATTATCAAAGATCTGAAAGAGGGTAAAACGGATATCCTGATCGGAACACATCGAATTGTATCGAAAGATGTGAAATTTAAGAATCTCGGGTTGATGGTGATTGACGAAGAGCAGCGGTTTGGTGTATCAGTAAAAGAAAAGTTAAAAGAGTTCAGGGCTACGGTTGATGTGCTGACTCTTACAGCTACACCAATCCCAAGAACACTGCAGTTCTCCCTGATGGGGGCACGGGACCTGAGTATCATTAATACTCCTCCCCAAAACCGGCAGCCTGTATACACCGAAATTCACAGTTTTGATGAGTCTTTGATTCGCGATGCCATTGGGCAGGAAGTTTCCCGTGGCGGCCAGATCTTTTTTATTCATAACCGAGTGAAAAATATCGAAGAAGTAGCCGGGATGATTCGTGAACTTGTACCCGATATTCGCGTTCGATTTGCTCATGGGCAGATGTCAGGAAAAAAGCTCGAAAAGATTATACAAGACTTTTATCTCAACAAATTCGATGTACTCGTTTCCACCAATATTGTTGAAAATGGAATTGATATTTCTAATGCAAATACCATGATTATCAACAATGCAAATAATTTTGGACTGTCTGAACTACACCAGTTAAGAGGACGTGTGGGGCGGTCTAACCGAAAAGCATATTGCTATTTAATTACACCTCCTGTGAATACTCTCTCGCCGGAAGCTCGAAAACGCCTGACCGCACTCGAGGAATTTTCAGATTTGGGATCGGGCTTTAACATTGCCATGAGAGATCTCGATATTCGCGGCGCAGGTGATATTTTGGGGGCTGAGCAAAGTGGCTATATCTCGGATATTGGTTTTGAACTCTACACTAAAATCCTGGATGATGCAGTTCGCGAACTGAAAGAAACAGAATACAGTGCACTCTTCAAGAACGAAGAAAAACAAGTAGATTACCCTGATACTAAAGTGGAATTCGACCTTTCTGCCTATCTCAAAAACTCTTATGTGCAAGACAGTGTCGAGCGGCTGAACCTCTACCGGAAGCTCTCTGAGGTTGAAAATCTTGAACAGATTGATGAGTGGAAAGATGAACTGGAGGATCGGTTTGGTGAGGTGCCCGACAGCGGTTTAAACCTGATGAAAGCTGCAAAAATTAAGTTACTTGCATCACGGTTATTTTTCAAAAAAGTAACTGTTCGGTCGGACAGAATGTGGCTGCTCTGTCCTAAAAACAAAAGTAATCTCGGGGAACATTTTTACGATGAGGGACATTTCCAAAACACAATGAAAAAAATCCAAAGTCTTGAGTCCTACCCGTACCAGGTTGTTCAAAAGAATGATGCAGTTACATTTGTCATATCAAATATTGCTGATGTTGATGAGGCGATTGAATATCTGAAAACGCTTCGAAACACAAAAGTTGCTGAAACGGAACCGGCATGA